CTTGATCCGCAAAAGCTGGTCAAACTGGGCCTGCTGCATGACATCGGTAAAGTGCTGGAGCGCAGTTCGCTGGTTTCCAAGTCGCTCCTGGTCATCATCCGTTTCTTTTTGCCCCAGCTTTACGACTGGCTGGCCGCCCGGGGGGTCAAAAGCATCTTCCTCCGCCGGTTCTTTGTCCATAAGCACCACGGCCTGGTCGGCGCGAACCTGCTCGCCAAGATCGGGGTATCCGGCGAGTTCCTGATGATCATCAAAAAACACGACCCCCGCGTTGAGCCATTCGCGGAAGATGACCCCATTGAGCTAAAGATCCTCCAACAGGCTGATTCCACTTATTAATTGTTTGAAATCCCGCCGATAAAGTATCGATAATTTATTGGCTATGTACGGCGTTTTTGAACTAAGAGGAAAAAAGGTCTCCCCAAAATTGGCGGCCCGGGCTGGCGTCAGCCCAGAGCTGACGGTCATCGGCCGGACAGCGGACAGGCGGACTATCGTGGCCGGCGGCAACAAGTTTGACGCGACCTCCATGTCCCTTTTCCCCGGGTACCTGTTGCCGACCAGGCAGGGCCAAACAGTCAGCGAGATAGTCGCTAAAATCTCGGCCACGAAAAGCGTCGACAGTGAGTGCCAGAATGAGGCCGATCTTTTACAGGAACTGTCCGGCCGGGCCGGTTTCCCCGCGGTCGTTCACCGGGGCCAGGCGGCCGTGAGATATGACGACCGACCCAGCTTTTTAAGCGCGACAAAAAACGTCAGCCGGCAGGCGCCGTTCTTTATCATGCCCCGGATCGGCGGGCTGGACCTCGATCTCTTTCGGCTCAAGCAGAGTGATCCGGCAGAGGCCAGCCGGAAAAAACTTGCCTTGATCACCGGCCAGCTCATGCCGGCGCTGGCCGACCGGGTGGTCGAGCTGCACGAACGCAATATTGTCCACCGCGATATCAAGCCGAACAACGTCCTCTATGACCCGGCCGCTAATATCCTGACCGTCCTCGATTTCGGCCGGGCCGCGCGTCTCGATGCGGTCGAAGCGAGAACAGACCATGGCGCTTTTCCTTATGTGCCGCCCGAGTTGATGCTGGAAACCCCGGACAGGGAGGATGTCCGCGTCGATGTGTTTGGTTTTGGCGCGACTTATTATACCCTCCTGACCGGCCGGCTGGGGCTGGAGTATGAGGGGGTTGGCAATATCTGGCGTCTGACCGGCCTGGATTTAATGTTCATTTCGCAGGAAGAGGTGGTCAAGCGGTTTTGCCGGGAGCAGCTGCAGTTGGGTACCCTCGGCTATGCCGCACTGGTCGAGAGGATCAAAATGCCGAACGAGTTGAAACAATCAGAGCTGGGAAAGTATCTGGTCCGGCTGGTCCATCCGATCAAGACCGAGCGGCCGGCGAGCATGGGTGAGGTGGCGGAGACGATCAAGCGGCTGGGCGCGCAGTTCAACCAGGGTAGCTCGCTGTAGTATGGCAATATGAAGGTTTTTGGCAACGCTATGAGCGGCTCCTTACTCAAGACCGTAATTAATAAGCGTCAGCGCTATCAGGCCGGTGCCGGCTTGCCGCCGGTCGACCGTTTTCAGCGGGAAGTTGAGCGGCTGGCCGTCAGATTAGAGCCGCAATGCTTTACCGAACAGCTCTCGATCGTTAACCCGCAAGGCGAGCCAACCGGCCACGAGGCACCGCGCTGGTTCGTTCACCTGATGGGCTTACAGCATCTGACCGCTCGGGTCGCGCTCTTCACCGAACGGGAAATGATCCTGCAGGTGCGCAGCGGCAAGCGGCCGGGAACACAGGGGATGATTGATCTAACGGCGGGCGGTCATGTGCTGGCCGGCCGGACACCGCTCGAAACGGCTTATCGAGAGCTATTTGAGGAGATTGGTATATCGGGGATAAATCTGGCGGGAGGTAATCTTATACCGGTAGGCCAAACTCCCGTTCAAATCGTAGAGAAACCTTATGATCATACGGTCAATGCCGAGATTAATGTTTTGTTTGCCGGCCGCTTGAAACAGCAGGCTTTGCCGAAAATCCGCATTGATTGTCAAGAAGTGGAGAACTTGAGCTTGCAAACCGCCGAGGATTTGAGAGAGCTGGCAAATAGTCCTCTTGCTTCTTCCAGTTTATGCTTTTGTCTGCCGATCTATCTCGAGAATCTTCGGCATTTCATGTCTAGAAAATAAAGCGGCTATTGAGGATAGGCGGCGCTGACGGTTGTTTTTATCCCGCCCCGGACGCTGAATTCGCCGATTATCTTGGCCGAGCGGGGGTGGCAGGCGGCGACAAAGTCATCCAGTATTTTATTGATGACATGCTCGTGGAAAGCGCCGACATTGCGGTAGGAGATAAAATACAGCTTCAGCGACTTCAACTCCACTAATTTCTTTCCCGGGACATAATCGATCAGGATGGTGGCGAAATCGGGCAAGCCGGTCTTCGGGCAAACGCAGGTGAACTCCGGGAACTCGATATTTACCGTGTACTCCCGATCGGGATATTGATTGTCAACGACTTCGATCAGCGCCATTGGTTAATCTCGTCCTTTAGCTTTTTTGCTTCGGCTCCCGGGTCAGCGGCGTAAATGATACTGCGCGAAGCGTTGATGATCGCCCGCTGGCCGCCGAACTTAACGGCGGCTTCAAGGTCTCCCCCCTGCGCGCCGACCCCCGGGATCAGGAGCGGCATCTCGCCGGCCAGCGCTTTGATCGCTTTCAGCTCGTCCGGTTTGGTCGCGCCGACCACCAGCCCGCAGTTGCCGTGCTGGTTCCACTCTTTGACATGTTTAGCGACAGAAATATACAGTGGCTCCTGGCCAGCCGCCTGGAAGTCTTTCCCCCCGACATTCGAGGTCAGGCAGAGGATAAAAACCCCTTTCTCCTGATAATCGAGGAACGGCTGGACCGAGTCGTGGCCCATATACGGGTTGACGGTCGTGGCATCGGCTTTGCAGGCGTCAAAGACGCTTTTAGCATAGGCCGCCGAGGAGTGTCCGACGTCGCCCC
This is a stretch of genomic DNA from Desulfobaccales bacterium. It encodes these proteins:
- a CDS encoding HD domain-containing protein; this translates as MKQFWFGMTAVYGQADEAFARGYLNSAEMDLFNQLPGFEKKHAVVVARKMLELALYNPELDPQKLVKLGLLHDIGKVLERSSLVSKSLLVIIRFFLPQLYDWLAARGVKSIFLRRFFVHKHHGLVGANLLAKIGVSGEFLMIIKKHDPRVEPFAEDDPIELKILQQADSTY
- a CDS encoding protein kinase, with the protein product MAGGNKFDATSMSLFPGYLLPTRQGQTVSEIVAKISATKSVDSECQNEADLLQELSGRAGFPAVVHRGQAAVRYDDRPSFLSATKNVSRQAPFFIMPRIGGLDLDLFRLKQSDPAEASRKKLALITGQLMPALADRVVELHERNIVHRDIKPNNVLYDPAANILTVLDFGRAARLDAVEARTDHGAFPYVPPELMLETPDREDVRVDVFGFGATYYTLLTGRLGLEYEGVGNIWRLTGLDLMFISQEEVVKRFCREQLQLGTLGYAALVERIKMPNELKQSELGKYLVRLVHPIKTERPASMGEVAETIKRLGAQFNQGSSL
- a CDS encoding NUDIX domain-containing protein; translated protein: MKVFGNAMSGSLLKTVINKRQRYQAGAGLPPVDRFQREVERLAVRLEPQCFTEQLSIVNPQGEPTGHEAPRWFVHLMGLQHLTARVALFTEREMILQVRSGKRPGTQGMIDLTAGGHVLAGRTPLETAYRELFEEIGISGINLAGGNLIPVGQTPVQIVEKPYDHTVNAEINVLFAGRLKQQALPKIRIDCQEVENLSLQTAEDLRELANSPLASSSLCFCLPIYLENLRHFMSRK
- the queF gene encoding preQ(1) synthase, coding for MALIEVVDNQYPDREYTVNIEFPEFTCVCPKTGLPDFATILIDYVPGKKLVELKSLKLYFISYRNVGAFHEHVINKILDDFVAACHPRSAKIIGEFSVRGGIKTTVSAAYPQ
- the pyrF gene encoding orotidine-5'-phosphate decarboxylase, encoding GDVGHSSAAYAKSVFDACKADATTVNPYMGHDSVQPFLDYQEKGVFILCLTSNVGGKDFQAAGQEPLYISVAKHVKEWNQHGNCGLVVGATKPDELKAIKALAGEMPLLIPGVGAQGGDLEAAVKFGGQRAIINASRSIIYAADPGAEAKKLKDEINQWR